In Elusimicrobiaceae bacterium, the genomic stretch GAGCGTTCCATCTCGAAAATGCGATACCCTTGCGGATTGGACTTGAGCAGATACTGAAAATATCCGGCACGCGGGTTTTTCAGTTCCGTGGTTTTGCGGTAAAGCATCTGCGCCTGAAGCCGTCCCATCCGTATAGAGGGCGACGAATGCGGCTGATCCATCAGAATGCCCGTATCCTGCGCGATATTCCGCTCTATCCAGCGGGCTGCCAGAGTGCGGGTGTCCGGCATAAGGCGTTCCCTCACAATACCGGCGCTGCCGGCAAACGCCAGCAAAGACAAAACCGCTATAATCACCGGATACGCCGCCTTGCTTCTCATTCTTGCCGCGAACGCCTCCGCGCCAACCGCCGTCAAAAGACATAACACCGCAACGGAGTGGAACGTATACCTGATGAACCCTCCGTCCGGCTGGCCGGACAGAAAAACCACGCTGACCGCCAGCGGGCCGGCAAACAATAAAGCCAGCCACGGAAACTTTAATGCCAGCCCCGCAAAAGCTGCCGCCGCAGCCAGAATCGCGGGCGATCTGCCGGCAAACCAGACAATGTTGGCAACCACCGCTTTCGCCACATCCAGCCTGTCCACCGACGACATGACCAGCTTGCGCTCCCGCGCGTAAGCGAACACGTCGGCTATGCTGGCGCGGAAACTGGGAAAATCCAGCGCCGCATAAGGCGTGCCTATCAAAAAACCGGCCGGCGCCAAACCCGCGCCCAGCCACAACCGGTAATCGGAGCAGATGGCGCGCCAGGGCAAATTCCGTTCCCTGCCTCGCGCTATATGAGCAAGCGGCAAAATAACGCACAGCATCCACGCCATATAATGAGTGGACACGGCCAGCCCGAGCGCGAGTCCGCACAAAACGTAATTTTTATCGCCCCCGTCCCGGTACAGCCGCACGGCGAAATACCATGCGGCCGAACAGGCCAGCAGAAACATCGAATCCCATTTGGCATAATGCGCGCCATCCACCAGCGACGGCAGCAGCGCGCATAAAACCGCCGCGCCCAGCGCGACCCGCCGGTTCCATAAAAGCCGGCCTGTAGCGTAAACGACCCACGCCGCCGCGGTTGAAACCAGACACGCGAGCAGCCGCGCGGTGATGTAAAACAGCGAAGGATCCGACGCGAACAGCACCCCGAACTCCTGCGCCGTATGCCGCAGCCCGAACCCGGACCAGACCGCGAACAGCGCGCCCAGCGCGCCCAGCAGCGAATACATCCATAATGTGGGGTACTTGAAAAAAGGCGGATTCAAGGTGTGCGCTCCGCCAAGATAAACAGCGGTATTGACAAAATGCGGCTCGTCGCCGTTAAAAACCGCG encodes the following:
- a CDS encoding glycosyltransferase family 39 protein, whose product is MAIFTTKPPRSGQENSKRFVIILVLAMASGFALRAAGIFDGLPAVFNGDEPHFVNTAVYLGGAHTLNPPFFKYPTLWMYSLLGALGALFAVWSGFGLRHTAQEFGVLFASDPSLFYITARLLACLVSTAAAWVVYATGRLLWNRRVALGAAVLCALLPSLVDGAHYAKWDSMFLLACSAAWYFAVRLYRDGGDKNYVLCGLALGLAVSTHYMAWMLCVILPLAHIARGRERNLPWRAICSDYRLWLGAGLAPAGFLIGTPYAALDFPSFRASIADVFAYARERKLVMSSVDRLDVAKAVVANIVWFAGRSPAILAAAAAFAGLALKFPWLALLFAGPLAVSVVFLSGQPDGGFIRYTFHSVAVLCLLTAVGAEAFAARMRSKAAYPVIIAVLSLLAFAGSAGIVRERLMPDTRTLAARWIERNIAQDTGILMDQPHSSPSIRMGRLQAQMLYRKTTELKNPRAGYFQYLLKSNPQGYRIFEMERSASELATMPAMRASTEQTRELAPLSDTPAQLAARGIRYVAFTSYGITENTGPAAAAFIGAVRKAGSPAAVFRPEPGKTKGPEIRLYRLN